The following proteins come from a genomic window of Streptomyces sp. NBC_00539:
- the mreC gene encoding rod shape-determining protein MreC yields the protein MRDTRESRLLLVLLIAIAFALITVDIRAGEESPVDGARQAAAAVFGPVEKGVATAVNPVAHAIGAVRDSGERHNRIKTLERENTALKAKLGSDAQTHSRIHELDEMLKRAGAGQYGIKGAEVIGIGAAQGFSWTVTIDAGSKDGIERDMTVLNGDGLVGRVATVGPDTATVVLANDPDFTVGTRLEKTGELGFATGQGDRALSVQMLNGKAKIAPGDRLVTFGSRGNKPFVPGVPLGEVVKVDPSRGDLTRTVWVRPFVGFSRLDIVGVVVMPPREDPRDTVLPPKPEVKPTPTVTVTVAPSASASAPAKPADE from the coding sequence GTGAGGGACACACGAGAGAGCCGGCTGCTCCTGGTGCTTCTGATCGCCATCGCGTTCGCTTTGATCACGGTGGACATCAGGGCGGGCGAGGAGTCACCGGTCGACGGCGCCCGGCAGGCCGCCGCGGCGGTCTTCGGCCCCGTGGAGAAGGGCGTCGCGACCGCGGTCAACCCCGTCGCCCACGCCATAGGCGCCGTACGGGACTCCGGCGAACGCCACAACCGCATCAAGACGCTCGAACGCGAGAACACCGCGCTGAAGGCGAAGCTCGGCAGCGACGCGCAGACCCACAGCCGGATCCACGAACTGGACGAGATGCTCAAGCGGGCGGGCGCCGGGCAGTACGGGATCAAGGGCGCCGAAGTCATCGGGATAGGAGCGGCCCAGGGCTTCTCCTGGACCGTCACGATCGACGCCGGCAGCAAGGACGGCATCGAACGCGACATGACCGTCCTCAACGGCGACGGCCTCGTCGGGCGCGTCGCGACCGTCGGCCCCGACACCGCCACCGTGGTCCTCGCCAACGACCCCGACTTCACGGTCGGCACCCGCCTGGAGAAGACCGGCGAACTCGGCTTCGCCACCGGCCAGGGCGACCGCGCCCTGTCGGTCCAGATGCTGAACGGCAAGGCCAAGATCGCCCCCGGCGACCGGCTCGTCACCTTCGGCTCGCGCGGCAACAAGCCCTTCGTGCCGGGCGTCCCGCTCGGCGAGGTGGTCAAGGTCGACCCCTCGCGCGGCGACCTGACCCGCACCGTGTGGGTGCGGCCGTTCGTCGGCTTCTCCCGCCTGGACATCGTCGGCGTCGTCGTGATGCCGCCGCGCGAGGACCCGCGCGACACCGTCCTGCCGCCCAAGCCGGAAGTGAAGCCCACCCCGACCGTCACCGTCACCGTGGCCCCGTCGGCGTCCGCCAGTGCCCCCGCCAAGCCGGCCGACGAGTAG
- the mreD gene encoding rod shape-determining protein MreD, producing the protein MRFNRILLSATLIVVALVIQVTVLGRLQLPGAVPDLLLLTVVALALVYGHLSGAFVGFGAGLLADLAPPADHAAGRYALVLCIVGYLVGLVRPDNGRFRSAWGPLTTVVAAAIGSTLLYAGVGALVGDTAARHVGLTELLFTATLYDLLLAPFTVPLVMALARRAENDPLAVEAGGGPPQGKAVSSGWLAGGTGLRIGSQRGGLRLKTARGRANRAGRIKGVKGVKSVRKL; encoded by the coding sequence ATGCGCTTCAACCGGATCCTGCTCTCGGCCACGCTGATCGTGGTCGCCCTCGTCATCCAGGTGACCGTCCTCGGCCGGCTGCAACTCCCCGGCGCCGTGCCCGACCTGCTGCTGCTCACCGTCGTCGCCCTCGCCCTGGTCTACGGACACCTCAGCGGCGCCTTCGTCGGCTTCGGCGCGGGTCTCCTCGCGGACCTCGCGCCGCCCGCCGACCACGCCGCCGGACGGTACGCCCTGGTGCTCTGCATCGTCGGTTACCTCGTCGGCCTGGTCCGCCCCGACAACGGGCGGTTCCGCTCCGCGTGGGGGCCGCTGACGACCGTCGTCGCCGCCGCGATCGGCTCCACGCTGCTGTACGCGGGCGTCGGCGCCCTCGTCGGCGACACGGCCGCCCGGCACGTGGGCCTCACCGAACTGCTGTTCACCGCCACGCTGTACGACCTGCTCCTCGCGCCCTTCACCGTGCCGCTCGTCATGGCCCTCGCCCGCCGCGCCGAGAACGACCCGCTGGCCGTCGAAGCGGGCGGCGGACCGCCCCAGGGCAAGGCCGTGTCCTCCGGCTGGCTGGCCGGTGGAACAGGGCTGCGGATCGGCAGCCAGCGCGGCGGACTGCGGCTCAAGACGGCGCGCGGCCGCGCCAACAGGGCCGGCCGCATAAAGGGCGTCAAAGGTGTGAAGAGCGTCAGGAAGCTGTGA